One part of the Eucalyptus grandis isolate ANBG69807.140 chromosome 10, ASM1654582v1, whole genome shotgun sequence genome encodes these proteins:
- the LOC104422382 gene encoding proline-rich receptor-like protein kinase PERK10, with protein sequence MLGGAASHSKSDSVWRGDKNGIISDGIRCTLGRIMKRTSLFQGKFCIRPQCGGRGPKDRRSKPAARHPRRRRRRPPPASSHAPPSRTSRPSAPSPPPLSSPPRNRPILLRPTVAAASSLLRSRSLPGPTPEPEPEPVKAQRPGSPVSIPGADSNRIVVYFTSLRVVRSTFEDCKAVRSILRGFRVRIDERDLSMDSSFMAELQAILGCGGGQKGKLALPRVFIGGRYVGGAEEVRQLNEIGELKKLVEGVPAAEPGVCDACGGYRFVLCGECDGSHKLYSEKSGFRSCTDCNENGLVKCPSCTCAPL encoded by the exons ATGCTGGGAGGGGCAG CATCTCATTCAAAGAGCGACTCCGTGTGGAGAGGTGATAAGAATGGAATCATTTCAGATGGAATACGATGCACTTTGGGGCGCATCATGAAACGGACGAGTCTCTTCCAG GGAAAATTCTGCATCCGCCCTCAATGTGGCGGCCGTGGGCCAAAAGATCGACGGTCAAAGCCCGCGGCCCGCcatcctcgccgtcgccgtcgtcgtcctcctccggCATCTTCTCATGCACCACCTTCAAGGACATCCAGGCCCTCTGCGCCGagccctcctcccctctcctCTCCCCCCCGGAACCGCCCCATCCTCCTCCgccccaccgtcgccgccgcctcctccctcTTGCGCTCCCGCTCCCTCCCCGGCCCCACGCCCGAACCCGAACCCGAACCCGTCAAGGCGCAGCGGCCCGGCTCGCCTGTCTCGATCCCCGGGGCCGACAGCAACCGCATTGTCGTCTACTTCACGAGCCTGCGCGTGGTGCGGTCGACCTTCGAGGACTGCAAGGCCGTCCGCTCGATCCTGCGCGGCTTCCGCGTGAGGATCGACGAGCGGGACCTGTCGATGGACTCCAGCTTCATGGCGGAGCTCCAGGCGATCctcggctgcggcggcggccaGAAGGGGAAGCTGGCGCTGCCGCGGGTGTTCATCGGCGGCCGGTACGTGGGCGGCGCCGAGGAGGTGCGGCAGCTGAACGAGATCGGGGAGCTGAAGAAGCTGGTGGAGGGCGTGCCGGCGGCGGAGCCCGGCGTCTGCGACGCCTGCGGCGGCTACCGGTTCGTCCTGTGCGGCGAGTGCGACGGCAGCCACAAGCTCTACAGCGAGAAGAGCGGCTTCCGGAGCTGCACGGACTGCAACGAGAACGGCCTCGTCAAGTGCCCCTCCTGTACATGCGCACCGCTCTAA
- the LOC104422383 gene encoding ubiquitin-activating enzyme E1 1-like isoform X2, with protein MLPRKRAGEEGEVVEGGESGGEGVGSSSGAASSAGVSRLKKNRVGCFEPPELTATGNGKSNADSGNGSSGSGAPIMALGGSMPTDIDEDLHSRQLAVYGRETMRRLFASNVLVSGMQGLGVEIAKNLVLAGVKSVTLHDEGVVQLWDLSGNFLFSERDVGKNRALASVEKLQELNNAVVVTTLTTKLTKERLSDFQAVVFTDIDLQKAIEFDDYCHTHQPPISFIKTEVRGLFGSVFCDFGPEFTVFDVDGEEPHTGIIASIGNDNPALVSCVDDERLEFQDGDLVVFSEVHGMTELNDGKPRKIKSARPYSFILEEDTTNYGAYEKGGIVTQVKLPKVLKFNPLKEAIKDPGDFLLSDFSKFDRPPLLHLAFQALDKFVSEFGRYPVAGSEEDAQRLISVANSINESLGDGKLEDINPKLLQHFAFGSRAVLNPMAAMFGGIVGQEVVKACSGKFHPLFQFFYFDSVESLPTEPLDLDDLKPRNSRYDAQVSVFGSKLQKKMEDAKVFLVGSGALGCEFLKNIALMGVSCGKHGKLTVTDDDVIEKSNLSRQFLFRDWNIGQAKSTVAASAATSINPRLNVEALQNRVGPETENVFDDTFWENLSVVINALDNVNARLYVDQKCLYFQKPLLESGTLGAKCNTQMVIPHLTENYGASRDPPEKQAPMCTVHSFPHNIDHCLTWARSEFEGLLEKTPAEVNAYLSNPVEYTKAMINSGDAQAKDTLEHVLECLDKERCETFEDCISWARLKFEDYFTNRVKQLTYTFPEDALTSTGAPFWSAPKRFPCALQFSVSDPGHLHFVMAASILRAETFGIPVPDWAKNPKKMAQAVDKVIVPGFQPKENANIVTDEKATSLSTASLDDAAVINDLITRLEHCRLKLPPGFRMKPIQFEKDDDTNYHMDLIAALANMRARNYSIPEVDKLKAKFIAGRIIPAIATSTAMATGLVCLELYKVLDGGHKVEDYRNTFANLALPLFSMAEPVPPQAVKHRDLTWTVWDRWIIKNNPTLRELMQWLQDKGLNAYSISCGSCLLYNSMFPRHQERMDRKVVDLAKEVAKLEVPSYRRHLDVVVACEDDEGNDIDIPQISIYFR; from the exons ATGCTTCCTAGAAAGAGGGCgggcgaagaaggagaggtcGTCGAAGGCGGAGAAAGCGGAGGAGAGGGAGTCGGTAGCAGCAGCGGCGCCGCCTCGTCGGCCGGCGTCTCCCGCCTCAAGAAGAACCGCGTCGGCTGCTTCGAACCTCCCGAGCTGACCGCGACGGGAAACGGCAAGAGCAACGCCGACAGCGGCAACGGCAGCAGCGGCAGCGGAGCGCCGATCATGGCTCTGGGGGGCTCGATGCCGACGGATATCGACGAAGATCTGCACAGCCGGCAGCTTGCGGTTTATGGACGCGAGACTATGCGGCGGCTCTTCGCTTCGAATGTCCTGGTCTCAGGGATGCAAGGGCTCGGCGTCGAGATTG CAAAGAATCTTGTTCTTGCTGGTGTCAAGTCAGTGACCTTGCATGATGAAGGTGTGGTGCAACTGTGGGATTTGTCaggcaattttctcttttcagaACGCGATGTTGGTAAGAACAGGGCACTTGCCTCGGTAGAGAAGTTGCAAGAGCTCAATAATGCAGTGGTTGTCACTACTCTTACAACAAAACTGACAAAAGAGCGTCTTTCTGACTTCCAG GCCGTTGTATTTACAGATATTGATCTTCAGAAAGCCATCGAATTCGATGATTATTGCCATACTCATCAACCTCCTATCTCTTTTATAAAAACTGAAGTTAGAGGTCTTTTTGGTTCTGTATTCTGTGATTTTGGACCAGAGTTCACAGTCTTTGATGTTGATGGAGAGGAACCACATACAGGCATAATTGCATCCATCGGCAATGACAATCCTGCCCTAGTGTCATGTGTAGATGATGAAAGGCTTGAATTTCAAGATGGTGACCTTGTTGTATTCTCTGAAGTTCATGGTATGACTGAATTGAATGATGGAAAGCCAAGGAAGATCAAGAGTGCCAGgccttattcttttattcttgagGAAGATACCACGAATTATGGAGCTTATGAGAAAGGTGGCATAGTAACCCAGGTGAAACTGCCTAAAGTGCTGAAGTTTAATCCCCTTAAAGAAGCTATAAAAGATCCGGGTGATTTTCTTTTGAGTGACTTCTCCAAGTTTGATCGTCCTCCTCTCCTCCATTTGGCCTTTCAAGCTCTTGATAAGTTTGTGTCAGAGTTTGGGCGTTACCCTGTTGCTGGCTCAGAAGAGGATGCTCAGAGGCTTATATCTGTTGCCAATAGCATAAATGAGAGCTTGGGGGATGGGAAATTGGAAGATATCAACCCAAAACTTCTCCAGCACTTTGCTTTTGGTTCTAGGGCAGTTTTAAATCCAATGGCAGCCATGTTTGGGGGAATTGTTGGTCAGGAGGTTGTAAAGGCATGCTCAGGGAAGTTCCATCCACTCTTTCAG TTTTTCTACTTTGATTCGGTGGAATCATTGCCGACAGAACCACTGGATCTTGATGATCTTAAACCTCGGAATAGCCGTTACGATGCACAGGTTTCCGTGTTTGGGTCCAAGctgcaaaagaaaatggaagatgCTAAAGTATTTTTAGTAGGATCTGGTGCGTTGGGCTGTGAATTCCTAAAGAATATTGCCCTCATGGGCGTTTCATGTGGCAAGCATGGGAAGCTGACCGTCACCGATGATGATGTAATTGAGAAGAGCAATCTCAGCAGACAGTTCCTGTTTCGTGATTGGAATATTGGACAGGCCAAATCTACTGTTGCTGCTTCAGCTGCAACATCAATAAATCCCCGTCTTAATGTTGAAGCTCTGCAGAATCGTGTTGGGCCAGAAACGGAGAATGTTTTTGATGACACTTTCTGGGAAAATCTGAGTGTTGTGATCAATGCGCTAGACAATGTCAATGCTAGGCTTTATGTTGATCAAAAGTGCTTATATTTCCAGAAACCACTTCTTGAGTCAGGAACACTTGGTGCTAAATGCAACACTCAAATGGTTATTCCTCATCTTACTGAAAATTATGGTGCCTCAAGAGACCCTCCAGAGAAACAAGCACCAATGTGCACTGTGCACTCTTTTCCACATAATATTGACCATTGTCTGACCTGGGCTAGATCCGAGTTTGAGGGTTTGCTTGAGAAGACTCCAGCTGAAGTGAATGCTTATTTGTCTAATCCAGTGGAGTACACCAAGGCAATGATCAATTCTGGCGATGCGCAGGCAAAAGACACTTTGGAACATGTACTTGAGTGCCTTGACAAGGAAAGATGCGAGACATTTGAAGATTGCATCTCCTGGGCTCGTCTGAA GTTTGAAGATTATTTCACTAATCGTGTGAAGCAGTTGACATATACATTTCCTGAAGATGCTTTAACAAGCACTGGAGCTCCTTTCTGGTCTGCACCAAAACGTTTCCCCTGTGCACTTCAGTTCTCGGTCTCTGATCCTGGGCACCTTCATTTTGTTATGGCAGCATCGATACTGAGAGCAGAGACCTTCGGGATCCCTGTTCCTGACTGGGCtaaaaatcccaagaaaatgGCTCAAGCTGTTGATAAAGTGATCGTTCCAGGCTTTCAGccaaaggaaaatgcaaatattgtGACAGATGAGAAGGCGACCAGTCTCTCTACAGCATCTCTTGACGATGCGGCGGTTATTAATGACCTTATCACAAGATTAGAGCACTGCCGCTTGAAACTTCCTCCAGGTTTTAGAATGAAACCCATACAGTTTGAGAAG GATGATGATACAAACTATCACATGGACTTGATAGCGGCATTAGCCAACATGAGGGCTAGGAACTACAGCATTCCAGAAGTGGACAAACTTAAAGCCAAGTTTATTGCTGGACGAATCATTCCAGCCATTGCAACCTCGACCGCCATGGCCACTGGACTTGTCTGTCTGGAGCTGTACAAGGTTCTCGATGGAGGGCACAAGGTGGAGGATTACCGCAACACCTTTGCTAACTTGGCACTTCCACTATTCTCCATGGCTGAGCCGGTCCCACCCCAAGCTGTGAAACACCGTGATTTGACCTGGACTGTTTGGGATAGGTGGATCATCAAGAACAACCCGACTTTGAGGGAGCTTATGCAGTGGCTTCAAGATAAGGGCCTAAATGCGTATAGCATTTCTTGTGGAAGTTGCTTGCTGTACAATAGCATGTTCCCTAGGCATCAGGAGCGAATGGACAGGAAAGTAGTGGATCTGGCTAAAGAAGTAGCAAAGTTGGAAGTCCCTTCATACCGTCGCCACTTGGATGTCGTGGTAGCGTGCGAGGACGATGAGGGCAATGACATTGATATCCCTCAAATATCGATTTACTTCCGTTAG
- the LOC104422383 gene encoding ubiquitin-activating enzyme E1 1-like isoform X1: protein MLRLKLSCAAGLCLAAALAPILLGLALERRGGGGGLACFRFDCVRVFVSSKSSSSSSLWWLLLWLSLLLTVCVGFCGLFSSLLHFMLPRKRAGEEGEVVEGGESGGEGVGSSSGAASSAGVSRLKKNRVGCFEPPELTATGNGKSNADSGNGSSGSGAPIMALGGSMPTDIDEDLHSRQLAVYGRETMRRLFASNVLVSGMQGLGVEIAKNLVLAGVKSVTLHDEGVVQLWDLSGNFLFSERDVGKNRALASVEKLQELNNAVVVTTLTTKLTKERLSDFQAVVFTDIDLQKAIEFDDYCHTHQPPISFIKTEVRGLFGSVFCDFGPEFTVFDVDGEEPHTGIIASIGNDNPALVSCVDDERLEFQDGDLVVFSEVHGMTELNDGKPRKIKSARPYSFILEEDTTNYGAYEKGGIVTQVKLPKVLKFNPLKEAIKDPGDFLLSDFSKFDRPPLLHLAFQALDKFVSEFGRYPVAGSEEDAQRLISVANSINESLGDGKLEDINPKLLQHFAFGSRAVLNPMAAMFGGIVGQEVVKACSGKFHPLFQFFYFDSVESLPTEPLDLDDLKPRNSRYDAQVSVFGSKLQKKMEDAKVFLVGSGALGCEFLKNIALMGVSCGKHGKLTVTDDDVIEKSNLSRQFLFRDWNIGQAKSTVAASAATSINPRLNVEALQNRVGPETENVFDDTFWENLSVVINALDNVNARLYVDQKCLYFQKPLLESGTLGAKCNTQMVIPHLTENYGASRDPPEKQAPMCTVHSFPHNIDHCLTWARSEFEGLLEKTPAEVNAYLSNPVEYTKAMINSGDAQAKDTLEHVLECLDKERCETFEDCISWARLKFEDYFTNRVKQLTYTFPEDALTSTGAPFWSAPKRFPCALQFSVSDPGHLHFVMAASILRAETFGIPVPDWAKNPKKMAQAVDKVIVPGFQPKENANIVTDEKATSLSTASLDDAAVINDLITRLEHCRLKLPPGFRMKPIQFEKDDDTNYHMDLIAALANMRARNYSIPEVDKLKAKFIAGRIIPAIATSTAMATGLVCLELYKVLDGGHKVEDYRNTFANLALPLFSMAEPVPPQAVKHRDLTWTVWDRWIIKNNPTLRELMQWLQDKGLNAYSISCGSCLLYNSMFPRHQERMDRKVVDLAKEVAKLEVPSYRRHLDVVVACEDDEGNDIDIPQISIYFR from the exons ATGCTCAGGCTCAAGCTCAGCTGCGCGGCGGGGCTGTGCCTCGCGGCGGCCCTGGCGCCGATCCTGCTCGGCCTAGCTCTAGagcgccgcggcggcggcggcggcctcgcctgtTTCCGCTTCGATTGCGTGCGAGTCTTCGTGTCTTCgaagtcgtcgtcgtcgtcgtcgttgtGGTGGTTGTTGTTGTGGTTGTCGTTGTTGTTGACGGTGTGCGTGGGGTTTTGTGGCCTGTTCAGCAGCTTACTGCACTTTATGCTTCCTAGAAAGAGGGCgggcgaagaaggagaggtcGTCGAAGGCGGAGAAAGCGGAGGAGAGGGAGTCGGTAGCAGCAGCGGCGCCGCCTCGTCGGCCGGCGTCTCCCGCCTCAAGAAGAACCGCGTCGGCTGCTTCGAACCTCCCGAGCTGACCGCGACGGGAAACGGCAAGAGCAACGCCGACAGCGGCAACGGCAGCAGCGGCAGCGGAGCGCCGATCATGGCTCTGGGGGGCTCGATGCCGACGGATATCGACGAAGATCTGCACAGCCGGCAGCTTGCGGTTTATGGACGCGAGACTATGCGGCGGCTCTTCGCTTCGAATGTCCTGGTCTCAGGGATGCAAGGGCTCGGCGTCGAGATTG CAAAGAATCTTGTTCTTGCTGGTGTCAAGTCAGTGACCTTGCATGATGAAGGTGTGGTGCAACTGTGGGATTTGTCaggcaattttctcttttcagaACGCGATGTTGGTAAGAACAGGGCACTTGCCTCGGTAGAGAAGTTGCAAGAGCTCAATAATGCAGTGGTTGTCACTACTCTTACAACAAAACTGACAAAAGAGCGTCTTTCTGACTTCCAG GCCGTTGTATTTACAGATATTGATCTTCAGAAAGCCATCGAATTCGATGATTATTGCCATACTCATCAACCTCCTATCTCTTTTATAAAAACTGAAGTTAGAGGTCTTTTTGGTTCTGTATTCTGTGATTTTGGACCAGAGTTCACAGTCTTTGATGTTGATGGAGAGGAACCACATACAGGCATAATTGCATCCATCGGCAATGACAATCCTGCCCTAGTGTCATGTGTAGATGATGAAAGGCTTGAATTTCAAGATGGTGACCTTGTTGTATTCTCTGAAGTTCATGGTATGACTGAATTGAATGATGGAAAGCCAAGGAAGATCAAGAGTGCCAGgccttattcttttattcttgagGAAGATACCACGAATTATGGAGCTTATGAGAAAGGTGGCATAGTAACCCAGGTGAAACTGCCTAAAGTGCTGAAGTTTAATCCCCTTAAAGAAGCTATAAAAGATCCGGGTGATTTTCTTTTGAGTGACTTCTCCAAGTTTGATCGTCCTCCTCTCCTCCATTTGGCCTTTCAAGCTCTTGATAAGTTTGTGTCAGAGTTTGGGCGTTACCCTGTTGCTGGCTCAGAAGAGGATGCTCAGAGGCTTATATCTGTTGCCAATAGCATAAATGAGAGCTTGGGGGATGGGAAATTGGAAGATATCAACCCAAAACTTCTCCAGCACTTTGCTTTTGGTTCTAGGGCAGTTTTAAATCCAATGGCAGCCATGTTTGGGGGAATTGTTGGTCAGGAGGTTGTAAAGGCATGCTCAGGGAAGTTCCATCCACTCTTTCAG TTTTTCTACTTTGATTCGGTGGAATCATTGCCGACAGAACCACTGGATCTTGATGATCTTAAACCTCGGAATAGCCGTTACGATGCACAGGTTTCCGTGTTTGGGTCCAAGctgcaaaagaaaatggaagatgCTAAAGTATTTTTAGTAGGATCTGGTGCGTTGGGCTGTGAATTCCTAAAGAATATTGCCCTCATGGGCGTTTCATGTGGCAAGCATGGGAAGCTGACCGTCACCGATGATGATGTAATTGAGAAGAGCAATCTCAGCAGACAGTTCCTGTTTCGTGATTGGAATATTGGACAGGCCAAATCTACTGTTGCTGCTTCAGCTGCAACATCAATAAATCCCCGTCTTAATGTTGAAGCTCTGCAGAATCGTGTTGGGCCAGAAACGGAGAATGTTTTTGATGACACTTTCTGGGAAAATCTGAGTGTTGTGATCAATGCGCTAGACAATGTCAATGCTAGGCTTTATGTTGATCAAAAGTGCTTATATTTCCAGAAACCACTTCTTGAGTCAGGAACACTTGGTGCTAAATGCAACACTCAAATGGTTATTCCTCATCTTACTGAAAATTATGGTGCCTCAAGAGACCCTCCAGAGAAACAAGCACCAATGTGCACTGTGCACTCTTTTCCACATAATATTGACCATTGTCTGACCTGGGCTAGATCCGAGTTTGAGGGTTTGCTTGAGAAGACTCCAGCTGAAGTGAATGCTTATTTGTCTAATCCAGTGGAGTACACCAAGGCAATGATCAATTCTGGCGATGCGCAGGCAAAAGACACTTTGGAACATGTACTTGAGTGCCTTGACAAGGAAAGATGCGAGACATTTGAAGATTGCATCTCCTGGGCTCGTCTGAA GTTTGAAGATTATTTCACTAATCGTGTGAAGCAGTTGACATATACATTTCCTGAAGATGCTTTAACAAGCACTGGAGCTCCTTTCTGGTCTGCACCAAAACGTTTCCCCTGTGCACTTCAGTTCTCGGTCTCTGATCCTGGGCACCTTCATTTTGTTATGGCAGCATCGATACTGAGAGCAGAGACCTTCGGGATCCCTGTTCCTGACTGGGCtaaaaatcccaagaaaatgGCTCAAGCTGTTGATAAAGTGATCGTTCCAGGCTTTCAGccaaaggaaaatgcaaatattgtGACAGATGAGAAGGCGACCAGTCTCTCTACAGCATCTCTTGACGATGCGGCGGTTATTAATGACCTTATCACAAGATTAGAGCACTGCCGCTTGAAACTTCCTCCAGGTTTTAGAATGAAACCCATACAGTTTGAGAAG GATGATGATACAAACTATCACATGGACTTGATAGCGGCATTAGCCAACATGAGGGCTAGGAACTACAGCATTCCAGAAGTGGACAAACTTAAAGCCAAGTTTATTGCTGGACGAATCATTCCAGCCATTGCAACCTCGACCGCCATGGCCACTGGACTTGTCTGTCTGGAGCTGTACAAGGTTCTCGATGGAGGGCACAAGGTGGAGGATTACCGCAACACCTTTGCTAACTTGGCACTTCCACTATTCTCCATGGCTGAGCCGGTCCCACCCCAAGCTGTGAAACACCGTGATTTGACCTGGACTGTTTGGGATAGGTGGATCATCAAGAACAACCCGACTTTGAGGGAGCTTATGCAGTGGCTTCAAGATAAGGGCCTAAATGCGTATAGCATTTCTTGTGGAAGTTGCTTGCTGTACAATAGCATGTTCCCTAGGCATCAGGAGCGAATGGACAGGAAAGTAGTGGATCTGGCTAAAGAAGTAGCAAAGTTGGAAGTCCCTTCATACCGTCGCCACTTGGATGTCGTGGTAGCGTGCGAGGACGATGAGGGCAATGACATTGATATCCCTCAAATATCGATTTACTTCCGTTAG